Within Ipomoea triloba cultivar NCNSP0323 chromosome 9, ASM357664v1, the genomic segment GATGCGGTGCAAAGGGATGAAACTGATTTAGCTGAAATCTTCGGTGACATTATGGATGATGGCCCCATTGTAGATtccttttatgaaaaatattagaGGGATTAACTGCCTTAGAGTTGGAGGGATTAACTGCCTTAGAGAAAGAACCAGCTTTATCTAGAAGAAATATATGCACAATTTGACAAGAATGATAGTCAGGCTAATCAACTCAATAAGGTCGGTGGACATCAagatataacaaataatttgtCATGTCTAgtagaagaaaaacaaataatttgtcATGTAACACAAAAGACATCTTTTGAATGATTGAATTGTTTTGGCTTTGTTAACATCAAAGATTTGTCTTTGACTCAAGTCTTGGACACCCATGTTTTTGTTGCCATGAGTTTAACACAATTCTTTGAGATcagttttatttatatattttgaatgaaCTTGGGGATAGTTAATGCTGTCATATGTATTTCTGAACTAGGAACCACAATCTTGAAATTATAGCAAAAGAAGTAcaaggatatatatattataaagatGATACAGGATGAGCAGCACAGTTCATTctccaattattttaaatagcATTGCAACTTTTTGGTTGGATAAGCAGGGGAAAAAAGTGGTAAAACAATCCTTGGAAAAGCTATAAATTCAAGTTCAAGTAGATTCCTGTTACAGGAACATCACCATAACTGGAAACATCATTTAACCAAAAGCCAAGATAAGAATTTTACTGTGATATACTGGCGGCGGTGCAGAATCACTGCAATGGAGTTACTGGCCGTTGGGTTCTGCAAGGCGTGGTGGGCATCCCATCTGCTCGAGAAACTTGGTGAGGCGCAAGTGCTTTGATGCCCACTGTTCTGCAAGTTTTTGCTCCTTAGCTTCTGCGTCCCTCCTCAACCCCGCTAACTGTTCTTTGTAATCTGATTCAATTCTGTCCAGGCTAGATTTTTGTTCTTCCATTAAAGCTTTCATCTTTGAGTCGAAttcctcccttttctctctgaTTTTGCATGACTTCTCTGATTCAAGTTGCAACTCCACCCGCCTCAATCTCCAAGTTGCTTCTTTTTTATGGGCTGCCCAAGCGCGGTGCCCTTCTTCCAAGTCTTTACAGCATTCCACGAGTTCAGTAACCATGGGGTTCTCTCCACAGGGAGGGCTAATCCCGTGATGGGGTGGAAAGCCACTCAAGGTAAGGGGAGTTTTATCGGGCCCTCTATCAGACTGTAGCCATGGAATTACGGGTGAGGGTGGGACTGTAGATGGGGAAAGACTTAAGGTAACGGATGGCGATGGAGGTCTAACAGCAGATGTGGTGGTGGTATTAGACAGCCATGGGGGAAGAAGATTTGACGGTGTTGGAGCGGGGGGATCAGCGTGGAGAAAACCTCCTTTCGAACTAGCCATAAGCAACCCGGGGACACTCCGCTCTTTCACTATCTTTTCAGCAAAGGTCTCTAAAATGTGGTCGTATTTTCCCTCCTCTACTGGCTCTACTATCTTATTGTTCTCTTTCTGTTCCCTTTGCTGTTTCTCTTTGAACACTTCCCACCACTTCCCCAATCTTTTCGCAGTTCTACCCGGAACTTCAGCTGCAATTTTTTTCCATTTGTTGCCGTGTTTGGCCTGAAGATGGATAACAAGGCGCTGCTCCTCTTCAGTAAGGGATCCCTTTTTAATTCCCGGTTTTAGGTAGTTCTTCCACCTTTCCAAGCAGGACTTAGCATCTCGGTTGAGGGGTGTGTTCATGCGCTGTGACACAAGGTGCCATTCTTTCGGCCCATACTGTTTCACATATGCACGCAATAAAGCATCCTCTTCAGCTCGCCACCGTTGCCTCTCCTTCATTTCCAGGTGCAAACATCACTGCCCATCGTCCCCCAATCTTCATAATGTACCTATTGCACACACAAAAGTAATAATTAACAACCATCCAGCATCAGCACCAAACAATTGATTCATCCAAATGCAACGAAACACTTAATTCCTTGTGCAGTTTTACCTTTTACTACTCTGTTAATAAATCCAAAACCTGAAACTCTACTTCATAGATAA encodes:
- the LOC116030763 gene encoding transcription factor AS1 translates to MKERQRWRAEEDALLRAYVKQYGPKEWHLVSQRMNTPLNRDAKSCLERWKNYLKPGIKKGSLTEEEQRLVIHLQAKHGNKWKKIAAEVPGRTAKRLGKWWEVFKEKQQREQKENNKIVEPVEEGKYDHILETFAEKIVKERSVPGLLMASSKGGFLHADPPAPTPSNLLPPWLSNTTTTSAVRPPSPSVTLSLSPSTVPPSPVIPWLQSDRGPDKTPLTLSGFPPHHGISPPCGENPMVTELVECCKDLEEGHRAWAAHKKEATWRLRRVELQLESEKSCKIREKREEFDSKMKALMEEQKSSLDRIESDYKEQLAGLRRDAEAKEQKLAEQWASKHLRLTKFLEQMGCPPRLAEPNGQ